A section of the Leptospira kobayashii genome encodes:
- a CDS encoding adenylate/guanylate cyclase domain-containing protein yields MSASKGLFNLFFGVPPSVPLRHRRMYYVALIGFFLALLLHSSWLVAFSLLGIYPLAYFNILSVAIFVLGLYLIRSRGLILSMMLLGSFEVLVHQTLAVYLMGWDYGFQFYVIVIASFICLGHFRNLAIPLGVAAFSGLLFILLYFVVQHLAGEHYVLAEPIRAAFFAMNCSVLFFQLTIFAFLFSAAARNAELELKNEHEKSERLLLNILPRSVAERLKAGEEQIADNYNEVSVLFSDMVGFTSLSLERKPEEVVQIMNSYFAAFDELAVQHGVEKIKTIGDAYMCAAGLPTHQPDHAILIGRMAVDMLAASKRITAELGLPTGIRIGICSGPVSAGVLGNMKFVYDIWGDTVNMASRMETSAPHNAIQVAESTYNLLKGDFPMQRRGRMKVKGRGEADVYLIGEPEPGQSIR; encoded by the coding sequence ATGAGTGCGAGCAAAGGTTTGTTTAATCTGTTTTTCGGCGTTCCTCCGTCCGTGCCGCTCCGGCACCGGCGTATGTACTACGTCGCGCTCATCGGATTTTTTCTCGCACTGCTCCTGCACTCCAGCTGGCTCGTGGCGTTCTCTTTACTCGGTATCTATCCGCTGGCTTATTTTAACATTCTGAGCGTGGCCATTTTCGTGCTAGGTCTTTACCTTATTCGATCGCGTGGTCTGATATTGAGCATGATGCTCCTGGGATCTTTCGAAGTTCTTGTGCACCAAACCCTGGCCGTCTATCTCATGGGCTGGGATTACGGCTTCCAGTTCTACGTAATCGTCATTGCGTCCTTCATCTGCCTCGGTCATTTTCGCAACCTGGCGATTCCACTTGGTGTCGCGGCGTTCAGCGGGCTTCTGTTTATCCTGCTGTACTTCGTCGTGCAACATCTCGCCGGGGAACATTATGTACTGGCGGAACCCATCCGGGCCGCGTTCTTTGCAATGAACTGTAGCGTTTTATTTTTTCAGTTGACAATCTTTGCGTTTCTGTTCAGCGCCGCCGCACGGAACGCGGAACTCGAACTGAAAAATGAACACGAAAAATCCGAGCGGTTGCTCTTGAATATTCTGCCTCGCAGCGTGGCGGAACGCCTGAAGGCCGGAGAAGAACAGATCGCGGACAATTACAACGAGGTCAGCGTATTATTTTCGGATATGGTCGGTTTTACTTCTTTATCTCTGGAGCGCAAACCGGAGGAGGTCGTACAAATCATGAACTCCTACTTCGCGGCTTTCGACGAACTCGCTGTACAACACGGAGTGGAAAAGATCAAAACCATTGGTGACGCGTACATGTGCGCGGCCGGGTTGCCGACCCACCAGCCGGATCATGCGATCCTCATCGGACGTATGGCCGTCGATATGCTCGCGGCCAGCAAACGCATTACAGCAGAACTGGGACTTCCGACCGGAATTCGCATTGGAATCTGCTCGGGCCCGGTCAGCGCCGGCGTGCTCGGTAATATGAAGTTTGTCTATGATATCTGGGGAGACACGGTCAACATGGCGTCTCGCATGGAGACCTCGGCGCCCCATAACGCGATTCAGGTCGCAGAATCCACCTACAATCTATTGAAAGGCGACTTTCCCATGCAGCGCCGCGGGCGCATGAAGGTAAAAGGCCGCGGAGAAGCGGATGTCTATCTCATCGGCGAGCCGGAGCCGGGGCAATCTATCCGATAA
- a CDS encoding alpha/beta hydrolase, whose product MKIFGKWITAILLILTSFLTTTYFLNQPNYSFQPESANLPFDSYFQKELEVSKNEGTKEGNEERLIRFSEEKTPIAILYIHGFGASRAEGEEVMDKVADYFQANTYYVRLPGHGTNVEDHLNTPFQSYLQDAETALLESTQLGEKLVLVGTSMGGLISSYLAAKYPDKISAVILASPFYDFSDPSANLYKFTWGSTFVDLILGKIRKSAELDPKDQSYKFWYKNQYYGAIQNLMNLKRFIDKGDPLSHIEEPVLVFYYYKSEEEQDRSASVPAMISGFEKIQSGPKANPLNKIVKVEKGAHVLLSKYSETDKPLLFQEITEFITKTTGAVQTKPNNSKKPKR is encoded by the coding sequence ATGAAAATTTTTGGAAAATGGATTACCGCAATTTTACTCATCCTTACCTCCTTTTTAACAACTACGTATTTTTTAAACCAGCCAAATTATAGTTTCCAACCGGAATCCGCCAATCTTCCGTTCGATTCGTACTTTCAAAAGGAATTGGAAGTCAGCAAAAACGAAGGAACCAAAGAAGGCAATGAGGAGAGATTGATTCGTTTTAGCGAAGAAAAAACACCCATCGCCATTCTTTACATCCACGGATTCGGAGCCAGTCGTGCGGAAGGCGAAGAAGTCATGGACAAAGTTGCGGACTACTTTCAGGCAAACACATATTATGTGCGACTTCCCGGTCACGGAACCAATGTGGAAGATCATTTGAACACTCCTTTCCAATCCTATCTCCAGGATGCGGAAACAGCACTTCTCGAATCCACTCAGTTAGGTGAAAAGCTAGTGTTGGTCGGAACAAGCATGGGTGGACTCATTTCATCCTATTTGGCGGCAAAATACCCAGATAAAATTTCCGCAGTGATCCTTGCTTCTCCGTTCTATGACTTTTCCGATCCGTCGGCAAATCTTTATAAGTTCACTTGGGGTTCCACATTCGTCGATTTGATTTTAGGAAAGATTCGCAAATCGGCGGAACTGGATCCGAAAGATCAGTCTTATAAGTTTTGGTATAAAAACCAATATTACGGAGCGATTCAAAATTTAATGAATCTGAAAAGATTCATCGATAAGGGAGATCCTTTGTCTCACATCGAAGAACCGGTGCTCGTTTTCTATTATTATAAATCGGAAGAAGAACAAGATAGATCCGCATCCGTTCCCGCAATGATTTCCGGATTTGAAAAAATCCAATCTGGCCCGAAAGCAAATCCGCTTAACAAAATAGTAAAAGTGGAAAAAGGAGCACATGTTCTTTTGTCCAAATATTCCGAGACAGACAAACCTTTGTTATTTCAAGAAATCACCGAATTTATCACGAAAACTACGGGTGCGGTTCAAACAAAACCGAACAACTCAAAGAAGCCCAAACGATAG
- a CDS encoding SCO family protein has product MKKVFLGFSIRILFFCLSLCFFFAGCKAGIEFSELPLGGDFSEKDKSGKMVSLKDFKEPVLLVFFGYTYCPDFCPNMLSKIKNAEQILDEKTKNSFRTVFISIDPLRDGPETVQKYVSFFLKNVSGFSFDQTTTNRLVKQYAAFVEETKDGTIDHSTYVYVLDANRKTRKLLKSTEDAETFAKTIEALSRNPVQSE; this is encoded by the coding sequence ATGAAAAAAGTTTTTCTTGGGTTTAGCATTCGTATTTTATTTTTTTGTCTTTCCCTTTGTTTTTTCTTTGCCGGTTGCAAGGCCGGAATTGAATTCAGCGAACTTCCTTTGGGTGGAGATTTTTCCGAAAAAGATAAGTCGGGAAAAATGGTATCTTTAAAGGATTTTAAAGAACCGGTATTGCTTGTATTTTTCGGATACACATACTGTCCCGATTTTTGTCCGAATATGTTGTCTAAAATAAAAAACGCAGAGCAGATATTAGACGAGAAAACAAAAAATTCCTTTCGGACTGTTTTTATCTCCATTGATCCGTTGCGGGACGGCCCGGAAACGGTTCAGAAATACGTAAGCTTTTTTCTAAAAAACGTTTCCGGATTTTCTTTCGATCAGACAACTACCAACCGTTTGGTGAAGCAATATGCAGCTTTCGTTGAAGAAACAAAAGATGGAACGATCGATCATTCCACCTATGTTTATGTTCTGGATGCGAATCGAAAAACGAGAAAACTTTTGAAATCCACCGAAGATGCGGAAACTTTCGCAAAAACCATCGAGGCTTTAAGCCGCAATCCCGTTCAGTCTGAGTAA
- a CDS encoding copper chaperone PCu(A)C, whose translation MFRNLNTIILTILFLFQVNLYFSCTNATEELLVQKEESGILAGFWVRKIPESATVTAGYGKITNLRDSDIGIKEIRAEGFDTVEWHTSFLEDGIARMRKVDFPIPLPSGKEILLDKGGSHLMLIGKKKEISETLRIQFALSNGETLVWDAVVK comes from the coding sequence TTGTTTCGAAATTTAAATACAATCATTTTGACAATTCTCTTTCTATTTCAAGTCAATTTGTACTTTTCATGTACAAATGCGACAGAGGAATTGTTGGTGCAAAAAGAAGAATCCGGAATCCTGGCGGGGTTTTGGGTCAGAAAAATCCCTGAATCCGCTACAGTCACCGCGGGTTATGGGAAAATTACAAATTTAAGAGATTCTGATATCGGTATCAAAGAGATTCGCGCGGAAGGATTTGATACTGTTGAATGGCATACTTCCTTTTTGGAAGATGGGATCGCCAGGATGAGAAAAGTGGATTTTCCCATTCCACTTCCGTCGGGAAAAGAAATCCTTTTGGACAAGGGAGGAAGTCATTTGATGCTCATCGGTAAAAAGAAAGAGATATCCGAGACGCTTCGAATTCAGTTTGCTCTGTCCAATGGAGAGACGCTCGTTTGGGATGCGGTGGTGAAGTAG
- a CDS encoding IS3 family transposase: MCRALGVSKSGFYDWKNRFPSERRKFNLLLVRLIKEIYEESSHTYGSPRIHKEIQRKGYKRLTQHTNLQSHQICYNETLLQQNQAKLGAQISLIFKSIPSITFWLLL, encoded by the coding sequence ATGTGTCGAGCTTTGGGAGTCTCTAAAAGTGGTTTTTATGATTGGAAGAATCGTTTTCCTAGTGAAAGGAGAAAGTTTAATCTACTGTTGGTTCGCTTAATCAAGGAAATTTATGAAGAATCTAGCCATACATACGGAAGTCCAAGAATCCATAAAGAGATACAGCGGAAGGGATATAAACGACTAACTCAGCACACCAATTTGCAGTCTCACCAAATCTGCTACAACGAAACTTTATTACAACAAAACCAGGCGAAGCTTGGTGCTCAGATTTCACTTATATTCAAATCAATTCCAAGTATTACTTTTTGGTTGTTATTATAG
- a CDS encoding M3 family metallopeptidase — protein sequence MFPEFKSDNLSEKEKSIEAKMESNKKEVESLLKNSPLSFANFLKPYQTIHTELSDLSTELSHIHSVKNSEESQTIYTRVIPKLTEYYTDLGQNESVYNAFLEIQKSDKTLTKEQKKVLDNEIRDFRLSGVGLAQDKKDKLKDLRIRHSELTNQFSQNVLNATNSFEMILSEEDVKGMPEGELVAARTEDGKYKFTLQFPSYIAYMTYGPNREKRKELYKAYSTRAPENGKILEEILKIKKEEASLLDFKNYAELSLATKVADTPEQVLGFLRNLAAKAKPIAEKELKTLRDFAKERGQEEIESADLMFYSEQLKKETFDYEEEKYRPYLEKESVTKGTFRFLESLLGIQFQEVKTPVWHPSVLCYDLVIDKEVRSRLYLDLEARKDKKGGAWMHNWKPHFIDEKGKETLPIAFVIGNFPAATKDHPSLLKPNDVVTLFHELGHALHHLLSRVGEAFVSGVNGVEWDAVEFPSQFLENFAYEPKVLTLFAKHYQTGETIPQSFIDVMVNAKNFQSAMGVVRQLEFAIFDMLIHLDSPNEEGVQKILEQVRDEVSVIKPPSFNRFQNSFSHIFAGGYAAGYYSYKWAELLSANAYFSFVDKGVFDLKLAEHFRKTVLEKGGSENAMVLFRDFYGKDPEIEALLRLNGIAA from the coding sequence ATGTTTCCCGAATTCAAAAGCGACAATTTATCAGAAAAAGAAAAATCCATAGAAGCCAAAATGGAGTCCAACAAGAAGGAAGTAGAATCCCTTTTAAAAAACTCTCCTTTAAGTTTTGCCAATTTTTTAAAACCATACCAAACGATTCATACCGAACTTTCCGATCTTAGCACGGAACTTTCTCATATTCATTCCGTTAAAAACAGCGAAGAATCTCAGACCATCTATACCAGAGTGATTCCCAAACTAACAGAGTATTATACGGACTTGGGACAAAACGAATCCGTATACAATGCCTTTCTCGAAATTCAGAAATCGGATAAAACACTTACCAAAGAGCAGAAAAAAGTTTTGGATAATGAAATCAGAGATTTTCGTTTGTCAGGCGTAGGGCTTGCTCAGGATAAAAAAGACAAATTAAAAGACCTACGTATCCGTCATTCCGAACTCACCAATCAATTTTCCCAGAATGTATTGAATGCGACAAATTCTTTTGAGATGATCCTTTCCGAAGAAGATGTAAAAGGTATGCCGGAAGGAGAACTCGTTGCGGCAAGAACGGAAGACGGTAAATACAAATTCACATTACAATTTCCAAGTTACATCGCTTATATGACCTATGGGCCGAACCGGGAAAAAAGAAAGGAACTTTACAAAGCATACTCCACACGGGCTCCCGAAAACGGAAAAATCCTGGAAGAGATTCTGAAAATCAAAAAAGAAGAAGCGAGTCTTTTGGATTTTAAAAATTATGCAGAACTCAGTCTTGCTACGAAAGTAGCGGACACCCCGGAACAGGTATTAGGTTTTCTTCGCAACCTTGCCGCAAAAGCAAAACCCATTGCGGAAAAAGAATTAAAAACTCTGAGAGATTTTGCAAAAGAACGAGGACAGGAAGAAATCGAATCCGCAGATTTGATGTTTTACTCGGAACAATTGAAAAAAGAAACATTCGATTACGAAGAGGAAAAATACCGCCCTTATTTGGAAAAAGAGTCAGTCACCAAAGGAACCTTCCGATTCTTGGAATCTTTATTAGGCATTCAGTTCCAGGAAGTAAAAACACCTGTTTGGCATCCGTCTGTGCTCTGTTATGATTTGGTCATTGATAAGGAAGTGAGATCGAGGCTCTATCTGGACCTGGAAGCAAGAAAGGATAAAAAGGGCGGTGCATGGATGCACAATTGGAAGCCTCATTTTATCGATGAAAAAGGAAAGGAAACTCTGCCGATTGCATTTGTCATCGGAAACTTCCCTGCCGCGACCAAAGACCATCCGTCATTACTCAAACCGAATGATGTGGTGACATTATTTCACGAACTGGGTCACGCACTCCATCATCTTCTTTCCCGAGTAGGAGAAGCATTTGTCAGCGGGGTCAACGGAGTGGAATGGGACGCAGTGGAATTTCCTTCCCAGTTTCTGGAAAATTTCGCCTATGAACCGAAAGTTCTCACTCTCTTCGCCAAACACTACCAGACGGGAGAAACAATACCTCAGTCTTTTATCGATGTGATGGTAAATGCGAAAAATTTCCAATCCGCTATGGGAGTGGTCCGCCAATTGGAATTTGCCATCTTCGATATGCTCATCCATCTGGATTCACCTAACGAAGAAGGAGTGCAAAAAATATTGGAACAAGTCAGGGACGAAGTAAGTGTAATTAAGCCTCCTTCTTTCAACCGTTTCCAAAATTCATTCTCTCATATCTTTGCGGGCGGTTATGCGGCGGGGTACTATTCCTACAAATGGGCGGAACTACTTTCCGCAAACGCTTACTTTTCCTTTGTGGATAAAGGAGTGTTTGATCTGAAGTTAGCGGAACATTTCAGAAAGACGGTTCTCGAGAAAGGCGGTTCCGAAAATGCAATGGTATTATTTCGGGACTTTTACGGAAAAGACCCCGAAATTGAAGCTTTACTCAGACTGAACGGGATTGCGGCTTAA
- a CDS encoding IS3 family transposase → MLQRNFITTKPGEAWCSDFTYIQINSKYYFLVVIIDLFNREIISWELSENQQTPTLIKCFENAVKRNLQQEGCIFHSDRGSQYASNEFRRALRLAKMKQSMSRSGNCWDNAVAESFFKTLKVEFANEQKFWSLDDARSKLFYFIEIFYNRKRIHSRLGFTGTVSYNESLMTLFLS, encoded by the coding sequence CTGCTACAACGAAACTTTATTACAACAAAACCAGGCGAAGCTTGGTGCTCAGATTTCACTTATATTCAAATCAATTCCAAGTATTACTTTTTGGTTGTTATTATAGATTTATTCAACCGCGAGATAATCAGCTGGGAGTTAAGCGAAAATCAGCAAACTCCGACTTTGATTAAATGTTTTGAGAATGCTGTGAAGCGAAATCTTCAACAAGAAGGTTGTATCTTTCACTCTGATCGTGGAAGTCAATATGCATCGAACGAATTCCGAAGGGCGTTACGACTAGCAAAGATGAAACAAAGTATGAGTCGTAGCGGAAACTGTTGGGACAATGCGGTTGCAGAATCATTCTTCAAGACCTTAAAAGTTGAGTTCGCAAATGAACAAAAATTTTGGAGTCTTGATGATGCAAGATCCAAACTCTTTTATTTTATAGAAATTTTCTATAATCGAAAAAGGATTCATTCCAGATTGGGCTTTACGGGTACCGTATCATATAACGAAAGTTTAATGACTTTGTTTCTATCGTAA